A single genomic interval of Rosistilla ulvae harbors:
- the fusA gene encoding elongation factor G, producing the protein MAKLTQIRNIGIIAHIDAGKTTVTERMLYVSGMKHRVGRVDSGTTDTDDDAEEQERGITIYSACVKLKWGDYDINLLDTPGHVDFTAEVERCLRVLDGAVVVFSAREGVEAQSETVWRQANKYGVPRIVFINKLDREGADFYAVLDDIGPRLDATPVAIQIPVGIGPAHTSNPFRGTIDLIERKFLQFDPQSEGKQVQIQDVPEEMVDDVEVYREQLLETLYGFSNDLMERAMNEQEITPDMIRAAIRESCIRGEIQPVMCGSALHGIGVQPVLDAVGHFLPSPLDRPPVTGIDPKKPDVIISRKPDLSEPMCGLVFKILPAKTGDNYWIRLYSGSLKQNSRGYVPNRDKKENVAQLWQLHASKKERDGQIESVGAGDIVCVIGPRFAITGDTICDTREIIELPSITFADTVISMAIEPENTAEKKKLSETLEMFKRQDPTFDAKENEETGQTLISGMGELHLEVIQHRLTRDFGLKVKFYKPRVNYRETIGGKAEVVGVCNRQLGATQMFARVKISIEPLEDPSATAIVLDNCPPDGGLPDQFRPIVIDELKNRLEGGGHIAGFPLSGLRVRVLGAEAAEEGSDDVAFRIAASDAFEQGLKQAGPVLLEPLMRLEITTPDDYMGDIVGDLQQRRAIIAKTESRGMMTTIIAHAPLKELFGYSSAIRSLSQGRAGASMEPHGYHAAPAEDAANFSF; encoded by the coding sequence ATGGCAAAGCTGACACAAATTCGCAACATCGGCATCATCGCTCACATCGATGCTGGCAAGACGACCGTGACCGAGCGGATGCTGTACGTCAGCGGGATGAAGCACCGAGTGGGGCGTGTCGATTCGGGGACCACCGATACCGATGACGATGCGGAAGAGCAGGAGCGTGGGATTACGATCTACTCCGCCTGCGTCAAACTGAAGTGGGGCGATTACGACATCAACCTGTTGGATACTCCCGGCCACGTCGACTTCACGGCCGAAGTCGAACGCTGCTTGCGAGTCCTCGATGGTGCGGTGGTTGTCTTCAGTGCTCGCGAAGGGGTCGAGGCGCAAAGCGAAACCGTATGGCGTCAGGCGAACAAATACGGCGTGCCGCGGATCGTCTTTATCAACAAGCTCGATCGCGAGGGGGCGGATTTTTACGCGGTTCTCGATGACATCGGTCCGCGTCTGGATGCCACACCGGTCGCAATTCAGATCCCCGTTGGAATCGGGCCGGCGCACACCAGTAATCCATTCCGCGGCACGATCGATCTGATCGAACGTAAGTTCCTGCAATTTGATCCACAATCCGAAGGCAAGCAGGTTCAGATCCAAGATGTTCCCGAGGAGATGGTCGACGATGTCGAGGTCTATCGTGAACAACTGCTCGAGACGTTGTATGGCTTCAGCAACGACCTGATGGAGCGCGCGATGAACGAGCAGGAGATCACGCCCGACATGATCCGGGCGGCGATCCGGGAATCGTGTATCCGTGGCGAGATCCAGCCCGTGATGTGCGGTTCGGCGCTGCATGGGATCGGTGTTCAACCAGTCTTGGATGCTGTGGGGCACTTCTTGCCGAGCCCCTTGGATCGTCCGCCGGTCACCGGCATCGATCCCAAGAAGCCGGACGTGATCATTTCTCGAAAGCCCGATCTGTCCGAGCCAATGTGTGGTCTGGTGTTCAAGATTCTGCCGGCCAAGACGGGCGATAACTACTGGATCCGCCTGTACAGTGGGTCGCTCAAACAGAACTCCCGCGGCTACGTTCCCAACCGCGATAAGAAAGAAAACGTCGCCCAGTTGTGGCAGCTGCACGCTTCGAAAAAGGAACGCGATGGGCAGATCGAATCGGTCGGCGCCGGCGACATCGTCTGCGTGATCGGGCCTCGATTTGCGATCACCGGCGACACGATCTGCGACACGCGTGAGATCATCGAATTGCCGAGCATCACGTTTGCCGACACCGTGATTTCGATGGCGATCGAGCCGGAGAACACTGCGGAAAAGAAGAAGTTGAGCGAGACGTTGGAGATGTTCAAACGTCAGGATCCAACCTTCGACGCCAAGGAAAATGAAGAGACGGGGCAGACGTTGATCAGCGGAATGGGCGAGCTGCACCTGGAAGTGATTCAGCATCGCTTGACCCGCGACTTTGGATTGAAGGTCAAGTTTTATAAGCCGCGCGTCAACTATCGCGAGACGATTGGCGGCAAAGCCGAAGTGGTCGGCGTTTGCAATCGTCAGCTGGGTGCGACGCAGATGTTTGCTCGGGTGAAGATCAGCATCGAACCGCTGGAAGATCCCTCGGCGACCGCGATCGTGTTGGACAATTGTCCGCCCGATGGCGGGTTGCCCGATCAGTTCCGCCCGATCGTGATCGACGAACTGAAGAACCGTCTGGAAGGGGGCGGGCATATCGCCGGCTTCCCGTTGAGCGGCTTGCGAGTTCGCGTCTTGGGAGCGGAAGCTGCGGAGGAGGGAAGCGACGACGTCGCCTTCCGCATCGCCGCGAGCGATGCCTTTGAGCAGGGGCTGAAGCAGGCCGGTCCGGTGCTGTTGGAGCCGTTGATGCGATTGGAGATCACCACCCCCGACGACTACATGGGCGACATCGTTGGCGATTTGCAACAACGTCGCGCGATCATCGC
- the rpsG gene encoding 30S ribosomal protein S7, whose protein sequence is MGRITASRSQLKPDPRFNSVLVSKFVNNLMVDGKKTIALNVFYNALEEIKRRKADLEPFEVFEQAIENVKPHIEVRSKRVGGASYQVPMQVNRSRQQALAFRWILGAIRDKKGRPTHMKLADEFLAAYNKEGTAYTKRENTHRMADANKAFAHFAW, encoded by the coding sequence ATGGGACGTATTACCGCCAGCCGTTCGCAGTTAAAGCCTGACCCCCGGTTCAACTCGGTGCTTGTCAGCAAGTTTGTCAACAATCTGATGGTTGATGGCAAGAAGACGATTGCTTTGAATGTGTTCTACAACGCGCTTGAGGAAATCAAGCGGCGGAAGGCTGATCTGGAACCATTTGAGGTCTTCGAACAAGCGATCGAAAACGTCAAGCCACACATCGAAGTCCGCAGCAAGCGGGTTGGTGGTGCTTCGTATCAGGTTCCAATGCAGGTCAATCGTTCGCGTCAGCAAGCGTTGGCGTTCCGTTGGATCTTGGGCGCGATTCGCGACAAGAAGGGGCGTCCGACTCACATGAAGTTGGCCGACGAATTCTTGGCAGCGTACAACAAAGAGGGTACCGCCTACACCAAGCGTGAAAACACGCACCGTATGGCCGACGCCAATAAGGCGTTCGCTCACTTTGCTTGGTAG
- the rpsL gene encoding 30S ribosomal protein S12, which yields MPTINQLVRKRRKLAKKVSKAPVLEKCPQRQGVCLQVRTMTPKKPNSALRKITRVRLSNGKEVTVYIPGEGHNLQEHSIVLVRGGRVRDLPGVRYQVVRGARDTLGVDGRKQARSRYGAKKS from the coding sequence ATGCCAACGATCAACCAATTAGTACGAAAGCGTCGCAAGCTGGCCAAGAAAGTCAGCAAGGCTCCCGTTTTGGAAAAATGTCCACAACGCCAGGGTGTTTGCTTGCAAGTGCGTACGATGACGCCAAAGAAGCCAAACTCGGCTCTTCGCAAGATCACTCGTGTTCGCTTGAGCAATGGCAAAGAAGTCACTGTTTACATTCCGGGCGAAGGTCACAACCTGCAAGAGCACTCGATCGTGCTGGTTCGCGGCGGTCGTGTACGCGATTTGCCGGGTGTTCGTTACCAAGTCGTTCGCGGTGCTCGCGATACTTTGGGTGTCGACGGACGAAAGCAAGCTCGCAGCCGTTACGGTGCGAAGAAGAGCTAG
- a CDS encoding HEAT repeat domain-containing protein, whose protein sequence is MRRWVILLMVAATANACHAEVVYLRGGGSVSGSVKPLAMGKQKLILVDIGNGIQISLTQGEVARVDKEDDLIKQYQTRRIDAADQAEAHWELARWCKANLLLPQYDRQVRHVIRLDPQHATARASLGYTSFNGKWILIDELQRSRGLVYHQGKWKVPADVAMLEADGELEIQQKQWIQTIKRLRSRVLKGGKSGDESLAELTAIDDPIASAAIGKLLVQREDPDQVRMLWVQLLSKWETAEAADALIMASLFDPEPAIREACMDRLEQFAKPRAVNTYIAMLRDNDNKKVRIAANALMAMKDPRSILPLTDALVTTHKSKTGGGPSMSSSFDRNGGGGGGFSFGGGKEKIIEQKVRNPPVLSALMTLAPDADYQYDAERWRQHFSRHMAEVSYDLRRDP, encoded by the coding sequence ATGCGTCGATGGGTCATCCTATTAATGGTTGCCGCAACCGCCAATGCTTGCCATGCCGAGGTCGTCTATCTTCGCGGTGGCGGCAGCGTATCGGGGAGCGTCAAACCGCTGGCGATGGGAAAACAGAAGCTGATCCTCGTCGATATCGGCAACGGGATCCAAATTTCGCTGACGCAAGGCGAAGTCGCACGGGTCGACAAAGAAGATGATCTGATCAAACAGTACCAGACCCGCCGAATCGACGCGGCCGATCAAGCCGAGGCCCACTGGGAATTGGCCCGTTGGTGCAAAGCCAATCTTCTGCTGCCCCAATACGATCGCCAGGTTCGACATGTGATTCGTTTGGATCCTCAACACGCAACCGCCCGCGCCTCCTTGGGCTACACGTCGTTTAACGGCAAGTGGATTCTGATCGACGAACTGCAACGTTCGCGAGGTTTGGTTTACCACCAAGGCAAATGGAAGGTGCCCGCCGATGTGGCGATGCTCGAGGCCGATGGCGAACTAGAGATCCAACAGAAGCAATGGATTCAAACCATCAAACGACTGCGGAGCCGCGTCCTGAAAGGCGGAAAGTCGGGAGATGAATCGCTGGCGGAGCTGACCGCAATCGATGACCCCATCGCGTCGGCAGCGATCGGCAAACTGTTGGTCCAACGCGAGGATCCCGACCAAGTTCGGATGCTGTGGGTCCAACTGCTATCCAAATGGGAAACAGCCGAAGCGGCCGACGCCCTGATCATGGCCAGCCTGTTCGATCCTGAACCGGCGATCCGCGAAGCCTGCATGGATCGATTGGAACAATTCGCCAAACCGCGGGCCGTCAACACTTACATCGCGATGCTCCGCGACAACGACAACAAGAAGGTCCGCATCGCCGCCAATGCCTTGATGGCGATGAAAGACCCGCGATCGATCCTCCCCCTGACCGACGCCTTGGTGACGACGCATAAATCAAAAACCGGCGGCGGGCCGAGCATGAGTTCCAGCTTCGACCGCAATGGTGGCGGCGGAGGCGGTTTTTCGTTTGGCGGCGGGAAAGAGAAGATAATCGAACAGAAGGTTCGCAACCCGCCGGTGCTGTCGGCGCTGATGACGCTCGCCCCCGACGCCGATTACCAATACGACGCAGAGCGTTGGCGTCAGCACTTTTCGCGGCATATGGCCGAGGTCTCGTACGACCTCCGCCGCGATCCCTAA